A stretch of Candidatus Eremiobacteraceae bacterium DNA encodes these proteins:
- the rpsM gene encoding 30S ribosomal protein S13: MARIAGIDLPREKRVEIALTYIFGIGRPTATKLLKQTGVDPDIRVKNLTDEDIQKLREQIEKNLKVEGDLRREVAGAIKRLIDIGSYRGIRHRRGLPVRGQRTRTNARNRKGPRKTVAGKKKTKGPGVGK, translated from the coding sequence ATGGCACGTATCGCTGGAATCGATCTGCCGCGCGAGAAGCGCGTCGAGATCGCGTTGACCTACATCTTCGGCATCGGGCGGCCAACCGCCACGAAGCTGTTGAAGCAGACCGGCGTCGATCCCGACATCCGCGTCAAGAACTTGACGGATGAGGATATCCAGAAGCTGCGCGAGCAGATCGAGAAGAACTTGAAGGTCGAGGGCGATCTTCGCCGCGAGGTCGCAGGCGCGATCAAGCGTTTGATAGACATCGGCTCGTATCGCGGCATCCGCCACCGCCGCGGTCTGCCCGTGCGCGGCCAGCGCACGCGCACCAACGCGCGCAACCGCAAGGGACCGCGCAAGACGGTGGCCGGCAAGAAGAAGACCAAAGGACCGGGGGTCGGCAAGTAA
- a CDS encoding DNA-directed RNA polymerase subunit alpha has translation MPVLEFQRASIEVRERGDSYAKFIIEPLERGFGITLGNALRRLLLSSLPGAAVTYVKIDGVLHEFSTIQGVVEDTTHIILNLKGLPLKMNTDEPKVLRIEVSGEREVTAADIVPDADVELLDPGYHIATLSDKKARLFMEIGVEKWRGYVTADKQRNVEHVIGLIPVDSIFTPIRKVNYTVEDTRVGQVTDYDRLIMEIETNGSITPDEALSTAAKILAEQLALFVNFSGRPAVEAPVEEAAPFSDWDIPVDELDLSVRSYNCLKRAGISKISELLQRTEDEIMNMRNLGKKSVDEIKEKLAERNLSLKQG, from the coding sequence ATGCCAGTTCTGGAATTCCAACGAGCGTCGATCGAAGTCCGCGAGCGCGGCGACTCGTATGCCAAGTTCATCATCGAGCCGCTCGAGCGCGGTTTCGGCATCACGCTGGGCAACGCGCTGCGCAGGCTGCTGCTGTCGTCGCTGCCCGGCGCCGCCGTCACCTACGTGAAGATCGACGGCGTGCTGCACGAGTTCTCGACCATCCAAGGCGTGGTCGAAGACACCACGCACATCATCCTCAACCTCAAGGGCCTGCCTTTGAAGATGAACACCGATGAGCCCAAGGTGCTGCGCATCGAGGTCTCCGGTGAACGCGAAGTCACCGCGGCCGACATCGTGCCGGACGCCGACGTCGAGCTGCTCGACCCGGGCTACCATATCGCCACGCTGTCGGACAAGAAGGCGCGGCTGTTCATGGAGATCGGCGTCGAGAAATGGCGCGGCTACGTCACCGCTGACAAGCAGCGCAACGTCGAGCACGTCATCGGCCTGATCCCGGTCGACTCCATCTTCACCCCGATCCGCAAAGTCAACTACACGGTAGAAGATACGCGCGTCGGCCAGGTGACCGATTACGACCGGCTGATCATGGAGATCGAGACCAACGGGAGCATCACGCCCGACGAGGCGCTGTCGACGGCGGCCAAGATCCTCGCCGAGCAGCTGGCGCTGTTCGTCAACTTCAGCGGCCGTCCGGCGGTCGAAGCCCCGGTCGAGGAAGCGGCGCCGTTCTCGGACTGGGATATTCCGGTCGACGAGCTCGACTTGTCGGTGCGCTCCTACAACTGCCTCAAACGCGCGGGCATCAGCAAGATATCGGAGCTGCTGCAGCGCACCGAAGACGAGATCATGAACATGCGCAACCTCGGCAAGAAGTCGGTCGACGAGATCAAAGAGAAGCTCGCCGAGCGCAACTTGTCGCTCAAGCAAGGATAG
- a CDS encoding aminodeoxychorismate/anthranilate synthase component II: MRPRLLVVDNYDSFTYNLVHELGRHPLDVQVLRNDELDVAGLSASPPAAIVLSPGPGTPDRAGRCLELIAALRSRVPMLGVCLGHQAIGQAYGARVTHAGSVVHGQASAVQHCGHALFDGIPTRFSAGRYHSLCVDPASLPSGLEALAAADDGTLMAIADRHAPVFGVQFHPESVLTKHGPRLLANFLTIAGRAA; this comes from the coding sequence ATGAGACCCAGGTTGCTGGTCGTCGACAACTACGATTCCTTCACGTACAACCTCGTGCATGAGCTGGGCCGCCACCCGCTTGACGTGCAGGTGCTGCGCAACGACGAACTCGACGTGGCCGGATTGAGCGCGTCCCCTCCCGCAGCGATCGTGTTGTCCCCAGGTCCTGGGACCCCGGACCGGGCCGGCCGCTGCCTCGAGCTGATCGCCGCGCTGCGCTCCCGCGTCCCCATGCTGGGCGTCTGCCTCGGTCATCAGGCGATCGGCCAAGCCTATGGCGCGCGCGTCACGCACGCCGGTTCAGTCGTGCACGGTCAGGCCAGCGCTGTGCAGCACTGCGGCCACGCGCTGTTCGACGGCATCCCGACGCGCTTTTCCGCCGGTCGCTACCACTCCCTGTGCGTCGATCCGGCGTCGCTGCCAAGCGGACTCGAAGCGCTGGCCGCAGCCGATGATGGCACACTCATGGCGATAGCGGATCGGCACGCGCCGGTGTTCGGCGTGCAGTTCCACCCGGAATCGGTGCTGACCAAGCACGGTCCGAGATTGCTTGCCAATTTTCTGACGATCGCGGGGCGTGCGGCATGA
- the rpsK gene encoding 30S ribosomal protein S11, translating to MAEPKKRARRTKKREIKNVSQGIARIHASFNNTLVTITDMQGGALAWASAGGMGFAGSKKSTPFAAQLAAESAARKSMEHGMKQVEVHVKGPGAGREAAIRALQAAGLEIVLIKDVTPIPHNGCRPPKRRRV from the coding sequence ATGGCGGAACCGAAAAAGCGCGCGCGCCGCACCAAGAAACGCGAGATCAAGAACGTCTCGCAGGGCATCGCGCGCATCCACGCGAGCTTCAACAACACGCTCGTCACCATCACCGACATGCAGGGCGGCGCGCTGGCTTGGGCGAGCGCCGGGGGCATGGGCTTCGCCGGCAGCAAGAAGTCGACACCGTTCGCTGCGCAGCTCGCGGCCGAGAGCGCCGCGCGCAAGTCGATGGAGCACGGCATGAAGCAGGTCGAGGTCCACGTCAAAGGGCCGGGCGCCGGGCGCGAGGCCGCGATCCGGGCGCTGCAGGCCGCCGGCCTGGAGATCGTCCTGATCAAAGACGTCACCCCGATCCCGCACAACGGCTGCCGTCCGCCGAAGCGGCGCCGCGTCTAA
- a CDS encoding anthranilate synthase component I family protein — protein MNDTTRSPNPLAAQRLLADGVTPIAAFAALRALRMGHSFLFESAPGAGQAARHSIIGLGARGELVVDEGGVRAQIGKQPVPHIDDSSDPCDAARELLGRLSPAHSPSPFLGAYGAAAYEFAGRLERLPATPRGSDPMPDLHLVVPEVLVVFDHFSHELDICALSPDNGASVARRVRDVLADARIAPLDRGSEPIQPLLRAGAIPYTRSVEKAQSAIHEGEAFQIVLAQRWEAPLTTLAFDAYRALRAVNPSPYMFFLDIGWGQLFGSSPEMLVAAHGGVARMRPLAGTRRRAQDPAVDARIARELQRDPKERAEHVMLVDLARNDLARVCASGSVEVAEMLSVERFSHVMHLVSEVTGRLRPECDAFDAFAAAFPAGTVSGAPKIRAMELIAALEGHRRGFYAGSVCRFGFDGSLDSCITLRSAHAYEGIYHCAAGAGVVAASVPAREDAECRAKADAVFSAIAMAARPRARSVA, from the coding sequence ATGAATGACACAACACGATCGCCGAATCCGCTGGCCGCACAGCGGCTGCTAGCGGACGGCGTCACGCCGATCGCCGCCTTTGCGGCGCTGCGCGCCCTGCGCATGGGGCATTCGTTCTTGTTCGAAAGCGCGCCGGGAGCGGGCCAGGCGGCACGTCACTCGATCATCGGCCTCGGGGCTCGCGGAGAGCTCGTCGTCGACGAGGGCGGCGTGCGCGCGCAGATCGGCAAGCAGCCGGTACCGCATATCGACGACTCGTCCGACCCGTGCGACGCCGCGCGCGAGCTCCTCGGGCGGCTCTCGCCGGCGCACAGCCCATCGCCGTTCCTCGGGGCCTACGGAGCGGCCGCCTACGAATTCGCCGGCCGCCTCGAGCGCCTGCCGGCGACGCCGCGCGGCAGCGACCCGATGCCCGATCTCCACTTGGTCGTGCCTGAGGTGCTAGTGGTGTTCGATCATTTCTCGCACGAGCTCGACATCTGTGCGCTTTCACCCGACAACGGTGCGTCCGTGGCGCGCCGGGTGCGCGACGTCCTGGCAGACGCTCGCATAGCGCCGCTCGATCGAGGATCCGAGCCGATCCAACCGCTGCTTCGTGCCGGCGCGATACCGTACACGAGGTCGGTGGAGAAGGCCCAGAGCGCGATCCACGAGGGCGAAGCGTTTCAGATCGTGCTGGCGCAGCGCTGGGAGGCGCCGCTTACGACGCTCGCGTTCGACGCCTATCGGGCGCTGCGAGCGGTGAATCCCTCCCCCTACATGTTCTTCCTGGACATCGGCTGGGGCCAGCTATTCGGGTCCTCACCAGAGATGCTCGTCGCCGCGCACGGCGGCGTCGCGCGCATGCGGCCGCTGGCAGGCACGCGGCGGCGAGCTCAGGATCCAGCTGTTGACGCCCGGATCGCCCGCGAGCTCCAGCGCGATCCGAAGGAGCGGGCCGAGCACGTGATGCTCGTCGATCTCGCGCGCAATGATCTGGCGCGAGTGTGCGCGTCGGGCAGCGTCGAGGTGGCGGAGATGCTCTCGGTCGAGCGCTTCAGCCACGTCATGCATCTCGTCTCTGAGGTCACGGGCCGGCTGCGCCCGGAGTGCGACGCGTTCGACGCGTTCGCCGCAGCGTTTCCCGCCGGCACGGTGAGCGGGGCGCCGAAGATCCGCGCGATGGAGCTGATCGCTGCGCTCGAGGGGCACCGGCGCGGTTTCTACGCAGGCAGCGTGTGCCGCTTCGGGTTCGACGGCTCGCTCGACTCGTGCATCACGTTGCGTAGCGCGCACGCCTACGAGGGCATCTATCACTGCGCGGCCGGCGCCGGCGTCGTCGCGGCGTCGGTGCCCGCTCGCGAGGACGCCGAATGCCGCGCCAAGGCGGACGCGGTCTTCAGCGCCATCGCGATGGCCGCGCGCCCACGCGCGAGGAGCGTCGCATGA
- a CDS encoding adenylate kinase: protein MSDSGFRLLLLGAPGAGKGTQAALLAKTLGVPHIATGDMFRAAKAAGSPMGVMARKYMDRGELVPDKVTIGIVEERLQQSDVAHGWVLDGFPRTAAQAAALDDLLARLGQHLDAVVKLTVPREELIRRLTGRRVCPNCNANYHVVSAPPKRDGVCDRCGHELEQREDDSEATVMHRLDVYHDSTRPLIAFYEKKGLLHRVDGTMPVPAVNAAILAAARSGARAGAHVKAS, encoded by the coding sequence GTGAGCGACTCGGGATTCAGGCTGCTGCTGCTGGGCGCGCCCGGCGCGGGCAAGGGCACGCAGGCGGCGCTGCTGGCCAAGACATTGGGAGTGCCGCATATCGCGACCGGCGACATGTTCCGCGCGGCCAAAGCGGCAGGCTCGCCGATGGGCGTGATGGCGCGCAAGTACATGGACCGCGGCGAGCTGGTCCCCGACAAAGTGACGATCGGCATCGTCGAAGAGCGGCTGCAGCAGTCCGACGTCGCGCACGGCTGGGTGCTCGACGGCTTCCCGCGCACGGCGGCGCAGGCGGCGGCGCTGGACGATCTCTTGGCACGCCTCGGCCAGCATCTGGACGCCGTGGTCAAGCTGACCGTGCCGCGCGAGGAGCTGATCCGCCGCCTTACGGGGCGCCGCGTCTGCCCGAACTGCAACGCCAATTATCACGTCGTCTCGGCGCCGCCCAAACGCGACGGCGTGTGCGACCGCTGCGGCCATGAGCTCGAGCAGCGCGAGGACGACAGCGAAGCGACGGTCATGCACCGGCTCGACGTCTATCACGATTCGACGCGCCCGCTGATCGCGTTCTACGAGAAGAAAGGCCTGCTGCATCGCGTGGACGGCACTATGCCGGTGCCCGCGGTCAATGCCGCGATCCTGGCCGCAGCCCGGTCCGGAGCCCGAGCCGGCGCGCACGTGAAGGCATCATGA
- the rpmJ gene encoding 50S ribosomal protein L36, translated as MKVRPSVKRICDKCKIIKRRGRTRVICENPKHKQAQG; from the coding sequence ATGAAAGTCAGACCGAGCGTAAAACGGATTTGCGACAAGTGCAAGATCATCAAGCGGCGGGGACGCACGCGGGTGATCTGCGAGAACCCCAAGCATAAGCAGGCTCAGGGGTAG
- the trpD gene encoding anthranilate phosphoribosyltransferase, translating into MSALAAGLDPSVCVVSQIVRAAAGADLSAEEMRQTINAIMDGVVTPAQAAALLVALAVKGETADEVVGAASAMREHAIPVSPRGGAIDVCGTGGDGSGTFNISTAVAFVVAGAGVPVAKHGNRAMSSRCGSADVLEALGVRIDVPPQRSAALLGEHGIAFMFAQVHHPAMRHVAPVRREIGMKTLFNLLGPLTNPAAVRRQVVGVAHAGAQDIVAAAIGRLGSDRAAVIRGCDGLDEATLAGATRVLEWSGLELVEYDIVPEDAGLERAPTEALAGGDAQSNAHVIREVLRGKPGAQRDVVLLNAALALFIAGVARDLQHGRSVAQRSIDTGAASDKLDVLRRESRR; encoded by the coding sequence ATGAGCGCGCTGGCGGCCGGACTGGATCCTTCGGTCTGTGTCGTCTCGCAGATCGTGCGCGCAGCCGCAGGGGCGGACTTGAGCGCCGAGGAGATGCGACAGACGATCAACGCGATCATGGATGGCGTCGTGACGCCGGCGCAGGCGGCGGCGCTCTTGGTAGCGCTCGCGGTCAAGGGCGAGACCGCGGATGAGGTCGTCGGCGCTGCGTCGGCGATGCGCGAGCACGCGATCCCGGTTTCGCCCCGCGGCGGTGCGATCGACGTCTGCGGCACGGGCGGTGACGGTTCGGGCACCTTCAACATCTCGACCGCGGTGGCGTTCGTCGTCGCGGGTGCGGGTGTGCCCGTGGCCAAGCACGGTAACCGCGCGATGAGCAGCCGCTGCGGGAGCGCGGACGTGCTGGAGGCGCTGGGCGTGCGCATCGACGTGCCTCCGCAACGGAGCGCGGCGCTCCTCGGGGAGCACGGCATCGCGTTCATGTTCGCACAGGTGCATCACCCCGCGATGCGTCACGTCGCGCCGGTCCGGCGCGAGATCGGCATGAAGACCCTGTTCAACCTGCTTGGACCGCTGACCAATCCTGCAGCCGTGCGGCGCCAAGTCGTGGGCGTGGCTCATGCCGGTGCACAAGACATCGTTGCTGCGGCGATCGGACGCCTGGGCAGCGACCGCGCCGCGGTCATCCGCGGGTGCGATGGGCTCGACGAAGCCACCCTAGCGGGCGCGACCCGCGTGCTCGAATGGAGCGGCCTCGAGCTCGTGGAGTACGATATCGTCCCCGAAGACGCGGGGCTCGAGCGCGCCCCGACGGAGGCGTTGGCGGGCGGCGACGCGCAGTCCAACGCGCACGTGATCCGCGAGGTGTTGCGCGGCAAGCCAGGAGCGCAACGCGACGTGGTATTGCTCAACGCCGCGCTTGCGCTGTTCATCGCCGGCGTCGCACGCGACCTCCAGCACGGCCGGTCTGTGGCGCAACGCTCCATCGACACGGGCGCGGCCAGCGACAAGCTGGACGTCCTGCGACGGGAGAGCAGGCGATGA
- the rpsD gene encoding 30S ribosomal protein S4, producing MARYTGPVCRLCRRESASGTKPGEKVKLFLKGERCLSKKCAVERRTAAPGQKAQTKNRPKVSEFGRQLREKQKMRRIYGVLERQFENYFKRASAAKGQTGSALLAQLETRLDNVIYRLNLATSRAQARQLVRHRHFTLNGRRVNIPSMQVRAGDEIGVVEASRKSNLFQGLEQYAKGRRVPGWLEYDELNVKAKVLQRPTRADIDTNVEEQLIVEYYSR from the coding sequence ATGGCTCGATACACAGGACCTGTCTGCCGCCTCTGCCGGCGCGAGAGCGCCAGCGGCACCAAACCGGGCGAGAAGGTCAAGCTCTTCTTGAAAGGCGAGCGCTGCCTGTCCAAGAAGTGCGCCGTCGAGCGCCGCACCGCGGCGCCCGGACAAAAGGCGCAGACCAAGAACCGCCCCAAGGTGTCCGAGTTCGGCCGCCAGCTGCGCGAGAAGCAGAAGATGCGCCGCATCTACGGCGTGCTCGAGCGGCAGTTCGAGAACTACTTCAAGCGCGCCAGCGCTGCGAAGGGCCAGACCGGCTCTGCGCTGCTCGCGCAGCTTGAGACGCGGCTCGACAACGTGATCTACCGGCTCAACCTCGCGACCTCGCGCGCCCAGGCGCGCCAGCTCGTGCGCCATCGCCATTTCACGCTCAACGGCCGGCGCGTCAACATCCCGTCGATGCAGGTGCGGGCTGGCGACGAGATCGGCGTGGTCGAGGCGAGCCGCAAGAGCAACCTGTTCCAGGGGCTGGAGCAGTACGCCAAAGGCCGGCGCGTGCCCGGCTGGCTCGAATACGACGAGCTCAACGTCAAAGCCAAGGTGCTGCAGCGGCCGACGCGCGCGGACATCGACACCAATGTGGAAGAGCAATTGATTGTTGAATATTACTCACGCTAA
- a CDS encoding DUF4760 domain-containing protein has product MSLELLNASASLLTVCIIAATALAAMVQLRHLRAGNQINAMLAIGEELASKAIYDARYVVRHKLAAVVDDPEFRAYNARADRGEEQAVVPEYEEIRDAVTLLGNSYEELGILVKQGIVDKDIFLDRYSWVIVGTWKRIERALADARLSTGKDAIWENFEYLAVLSENWLRDHPTTYPRNTRRMVLPDRPPLPS; this is encoded by the coding sequence ATGTCGCTCGAGCTGCTCAACGCCTCCGCTTCGCTTCTCACCGTGTGTATCATCGCCGCGACCGCGCTCGCGGCGATGGTGCAGCTGCGCCATTTGCGCGCGGGCAATCAGATCAACGCGATGCTGGCGATCGGCGAAGAGCTTGCGAGCAAGGCGATCTACGATGCCAGGTACGTGGTGCGGCATAAGCTCGCCGCGGTCGTCGACGACCCGGAATTCCGGGCCTACAACGCCCGAGCGGATCGCGGCGAAGAGCAGGCCGTCGTCCCCGAATACGAGGAGATACGAGATGCCGTGACTCTGCTCGGCAACAGCTACGAAGAGCTGGGCATTCTCGTCAAGCAAGGCATCGTCGACAAGGACATCTTCTTGGACCGCTACTCCTGGGTCATCGTGGGCACGTGGAAGCGGATCGAACGAGCTCTCGCCGATGCGCGGCTGTCGACCGGTAAAGATGCCATCTGGGAGAACTTCGAATATCTAGCCGTGCTTTCCGAAAACTGGCTGCGCGACCACCCGACCACCTATCCGCGCAACACGCGAAGGATGGTTCTCCCGGACCGGCCGCCGCTGCCGTCCTAG
- the map gene encoding type I methionyl aminopeptidase, which translates to MIHCKSEAELAKMRISGAVAARALAQVKAAVRPGATTKEIDALADRFIREGGGVPAFLGYHGFAGSICASVNDEVVHGIPDGRRLREGDLLKVDIGAIVDGWYSDMACTIAVGEASAQARRLMQVTEEALYVGLATVRPGVHVSDIGHAVQSYVEGHGYSVVRALVGHGVGRDLHEEPPVPNFGRKGMGPVLRPGMVMAIEPMVNQGGHDVRTLDNQWTVVTTDGKLSAHFEHTVAVRANGFEILTAVDEAEAAAIERRALNGGTLGATQSPNAAALG; encoded by the coding sequence ATGATCCACTGCAAGAGCGAGGCCGAACTGGCCAAGATGCGGATCAGCGGTGCCGTGGCGGCGCGCGCGTTGGCCCAGGTGAAGGCCGCGGTGCGTCCGGGCGCCACGACCAAAGAGATCGACGCGTTGGCGGACCGCTTCATCCGCGAGGGTGGCGGCGTGCCGGCGTTTTTGGGCTACCACGGTTTTGCCGGGTCGATCTGCGCCTCGGTCAACGACGAGGTCGTGCACGGCATACCCGACGGACGGCGGCTGCGCGAAGGCGATCTGCTCAAGGTCGACATCGGGGCCATCGTCGACGGCTGGTATTCGGACATGGCCTGCACCATCGCGGTCGGCGAGGCGTCGGCGCAAGCCCGCCGGCTCATGCAGGTGACGGAAGAAGCGCTGTACGTCGGCCTGGCAACGGTGCGTCCGGGCGTGCATGTCTCCGACATCGGCCATGCGGTGCAGAGCTACGTCGAGGGCCACGGTTACTCGGTCGTGCGCGCGCTGGTCGGTCACGGTGTCGGCCGCGACCTGCACGAAGAGCCGCCGGTGCCGAACTTCGGGCGCAAGGGGATGGGCCCGGTCCTCAGACCCGGCATGGTGATGGCGATCGAACCGATGGTCAACCAGGGCGGGCACGACGTGCGCACGCTCGACAACCAGTGGACCGTCGTGACTACCGACGGCAAGCTGTCGGCCCACTTCGAGCACACGGTCGCCGTGCGGGCGAACGGTTTTGAGATCCTGACCGCCGTCGACGAGGCCGAAGCGGCCGCCATCGAACGGCGCGCTTTGAACGGAGGAACGCTTGGCGCGACGCAATCGCCCAATGCAGCGGCGCTCGGGTAA
- the trpC gene encoding indole-3-glycerol phosphate synthase TrpC — translation MNQLDVIVASRLRDVRARKARVPIEMLYDAARNRPPVRDFEQALRSGAPAIVAEFKRSSPSAGALADRDPAATSRAYQAGGAAALSILTEPSWFGGCLEDLVAARDATALPVLRKDFIVDEYQVWESAEAGADAILLIAAILTSDELAALRVLAQSLRMCAVVEVRDEQEARRALGAGATVIGINNRDLRTMRVDLQTALRMRRHLPAECTVIGESGYTRAADLAACAAAGIDAVLIGESLMRAADPAAAVASLRAVPI, via the coding sequence ATGAACCAGCTGGACGTCATCGTCGCCAGCCGATTGCGCGATGTGCGCGCACGCAAGGCGCGCGTGCCGATCGAAATGCTGTACGACGCCGCGCGTAACCGCCCGCCGGTGCGCGATTTCGAACAGGCGCTGCGTTCGGGTGCGCCTGCCATCGTGGCCGAGTTCAAACGCTCGTCCCCATCGGCGGGCGCGCTGGCGGATCGCGACCCCGCAGCGACCTCGCGTGCATATCAAGCCGGTGGCGCCGCGGCGTTGTCGATCCTCACGGAGCCATCGTGGTTCGGCGGCTGCCTTGAGGACCTCGTGGCGGCGCGCGACGCGACAGCCCTGCCGGTGTTGCGCAAGGACTTCATCGTCGACGAATATCAGGTCTGGGAGTCAGCTGAAGCCGGCGCCGATGCGATCTTGCTCATCGCCGCCATCTTGACGTCGGACGAGCTGGCGGCGCTGCGCGTTCTCGCGCAGTCGCTGCGGATGTGCGCCGTGGTGGAAGTGCGCGACGAACAGGAGGCCCGTCGCGCGCTGGGCGCGGGGGCGACGGTCATCGGCATCAATAACCGCGACCTGCGCACGATGCGCGTGGATCTGCAGACAGCGCTGCGGATGCGCCGCCACCTGCCGGCCGAGTGCACGGTGATCGGCGAAAGCGGCTACACGAGGGCGGCGGATCTGGCGGCTTGCGCGGCAGCCGGAATAGATGCGGTGCTGATCGGCGAGTCGCTGATGCGCGCGGCTGATCCGGCGGCGGCCGTGGCATCGCTGCGGGCGGTGCCCATATGA
- the rplQ gene encoding 50S ribosomal protein L17: MRHKKADKRLGRNDDHRRSMLRNLVTSLFTHGKIETTVVRAKETSRVASRLITRAKKADLSARRAVSAYLTDEAVAKKLVEQIAPSLASRHGGYTRIVRTRIRKGDAAELAQLELLTS; the protein is encoded by the coding sequence ATGCGCCACAAGAAGGCCGACAAACGCCTGGGACGCAACGACGATCACCGCCGCTCGATGCTGCGCAACCTCGTGACGTCGCTGTTCACCCACGGCAAGATCGAGACGACGGTCGTGCGGGCCAAAGAGACGTCGCGCGTCGCGTCGCGGCTGATCACGCGCGCCAAGAAGGCCGACCTGTCGGCGCGGCGAGCCGTCAGCGCCTATCTCACCGATGAGGCGGTCGCCAAAAAGCTGGTCGAACAGATCGCGCCCAGCCTGGCGAGCCGCCATGGCGGCTACACGCGCATCGTGCGCACGCGCATCCGCAAGGGTGACGCGGCCGAACTGGCACAGCTCGAACTCCTGACCTCCTAG
- the infA gene encoding translation initiation factor IF-1, with protein MQRRSGKKKPPKPDANPSPKEEAIEVEGVVVEPLPNAFFRVELSNGHKVLARVSGKIRMNFIRILPGDRVLVELSPYDLSQGRITYRYK; from the coding sequence ATGCAGCGGCGCTCGGGTAAGAAGAAACCGCCGAAGCCCGATGCGAATCCCTCGCCCAAGGAAGAGGCGATCGAGGTCGAGGGTGTCGTCGTCGAGCCGCTGCCCAACGCGTTCTTCCGCGTCGAGTTGAGCAACGGACACAAAGTGCTCGCGCGCGTGTCGGGCAAGATCAGGATGAACTTCATCCGCATCCTGCCGGGTGACCGGGTCCTGGTGGAGCTGTCGCCGTACGACTTGAGCCAAGGGCGGATAACCTACAGGTACAAGTAG